One Eublepharis macularius isolate TG4126 chromosome 6, MPM_Emac_v1.0, whole genome shotgun sequence DNA segment encodes these proteins:
- the ITPRIP gene encoding inositol 1,4,5-trisphosphate receptor-interacting protein: MPAGIFRVCFVVIAAIVNHPLLFPKENITVPENTEEVIQKMKEREENLRLERLKLEQEIAVQEMLAKSSEKATEAEEQYMHDPLSWNFWTALSLVVFLLIELWRQDYQEGMWQDYSNEEDENAILGKAFKGVVLPDKVTLANFYERCIQNVTSEIARNRELVEGFADDLLEALRSVCNRDADMEVEESIGVGSMYENWRVHKPLACDFIVPFTPPEPYCFQLETWHSGESVPLDKQGYGLIKICRADENSTGCICDKTKLGEDLLCLLHSKMNQSRHNNHMEDLLCYNDSRYLDGDQVMTWFQVALTKAWNKISHKYEFNLTFSLLESPGALKIKFRSGKTIAFNLTPVVQYADSDVYFISHFPCSDLAEGSTSSIHWFLTFAVYEKRYIQFVSKILPANSCHLSCLQILAFLHGKQCSLTGPSSLTNYHLKTVMLHLLQTHPSSNWAFGYLEARLQDMLKFLEKSLQEKRLYHFFIGNRNLPEELGIPVVFQKAEPMNLFRPFVLQRSFYRKTMDTFHEMLRNTSTLINEYTMHVPMGRATPLNKELL; the protein is encoded by the coding sequence ATGCCAGCAGGAATCTTCCGGGTGTGCTTTGTAGTGATTGCAGCTATTGTCAACCATCCTCTCCTCTTCCCTAAGGAGAATATCACGGTCCCTGAAAACACAGAGGAGGTCATCCAGAAAATGAAAGAGCGGGAGGAGAACCTGAGGCTAGAACGGCTTAAACTGGAGCAGGAGATAGCAGTGCAAGAAATGTTAGCCAAGTCTTCAGAAAAGGCCACAGAGGCAGAAGAGCAGTACATGCATGATCCACTCTCTTGGAACTTCTGGACTGCTCTGTCCTTGGTAGTTTTCCTGCTAATTGAGCTGTGGAGGCAGGACTATCAAGAAGGGATGTGGCAAGACTATAGCAACGAGGAGGATGAAAATGCAATTCTGGGAAAGGCATTCAAGGGGGTTGTCCTTCCAGATAAAGTCACATTAGCTAATTTCTATGAAAGATGCATCCAGAATGTGACCAGTGAAATTGCTAGGAACAGAGAGCTTGTGGAAGGATTTGCAGATGACTTACTAGAGGCTCTAAGGAGTGTATGTAACCGGGATGCAGACATGGAAGTGGAGGAATCCATAGGAGTGGGAAGCATGTATGAAAACTGGAGGGTTCATAAACCCCTGGCCTGTGACTTTATTGTCCCTTTTACTCCCCCCGAGCCATATTGTTTCCAGTTAGAGACATGGCATTCTGGAGAATCCGTTCCACTAGACAAACAAGGTTATGGTTTGATAAAGATCTGCCGGGCAGATGAGAACTCAACAGGCTGTATCTGTGACAAGACAAAGCTGGGGGAAGACCTACTATGCCTCCTTCATAGCAAAATGAATCAGTCTAGGCACAACAACCATATGGAGGACTTACTTTGCTACAATGACTCTCGCTACCTTGATGGTGATCAGGTTATGACATGGTTCCAGGTTGCGCTTACCAAGGCATGGAACAAGATTTCACACAAGTACGAGTTTAATCTCACTTTCAGCCTCCTAGAGTCTCCTGGTGCCCTAAAAATAAAGTTCAGGTCTGGAAAGACCATTGCCTTCAATCTTACCCCTGTGGTCCAGTATGCTGATTCTGATGTATACTTTATCTCTCACTTCCCATGCAGTGATCTGGCAGAGGGTTCCACATCCAGTATTCACTGGTTTCTCACATTTGCAGTGTATGAGAAGAGGTACATCCAATTTGTTTCAAAAATTCTGCCTGCCAACTCTTGCCACCTAAGCTGTCTCCAGATTCTGGCCTTCCTTCATGGAAAGCAGTGCAGTCTAACAGGACCAAGCAGTCTTACGAACTACCACTTGAAAACAGTGATGTTGCATTTGCTACAGACCCATCCCAGTTCAAACTGGGCTTTTGGCTATCTGGAGGCCAGGCTACAAGACATGCTTAAATTCTTGGAGAAAAGCTTGCAAGAAAAGAGGCTTTACCATTTTTTTATTGGAAACAGGAACCTGCCAGAGGAACTGGGCATTCCAGTGGTGTTCCAGAAGGCAGAACCTATGAACCTTTTCCGCCCCTTTGTATTGCAACGAAGTTTTTATAGAAAAACAATGGACACATTTCATGAGATGCTGAGAAACACGTCTACTTTAATAAATGAGTACACCATGCATGTCCCCATGGGACGGGCAACTCCACTAAACAAGGAACTGCTGTAG